The Natribaculum luteum genome contains the following window.
TCCTTTGAATCGAACGTCGTCCAGAACTGGTGAGCGTCGACTACAGTGACCGTGGTGTCGAGCTCGTAGTAATCCATCACCTTGATACCGGTCTCCTCGTAGAACTCCGTGGGATCGAGGTCACCCGGGTCAAATCCCATGGTGAGCGTCTGGGCGACGGACAACGGTTCGACGACGCCAGTCGATTCGATAATCAGGTAGTCGAACTCGCGGGCTTGTGCGAGCTTCGCGAGTGCGTCCAGCAGGTCGTCGCGTAGCTCACAGCAGATGCAGCCGTTCGAGAGTTCGATCAGGTCCTCGTCGTCTTCCGAGATGTCCGAGTGTTCGGCGACGCGCTCGGCGTCGACGTTCACTTCACCCATGTCGTTGACGAGGACCGCGACGTCCTGGTCCGTTCGCGTGTTCAGGAGGTTGTTCAGCACGGTCGTCTTGCCCGCGCTGAGGTTGCCGCTCAGCACGGTGACGGGAATCGTCTCTCGACTTATCTGTTATTAAAATTTGGCCATGTCTTATTTATAATTGGCTATCTAACATTCTATATTGTTAACAGTGACACCCGAAGAAGCCCGTAAACACGAGTCGCTCGACGTCACAATCGTCGGCGCAGGTGCCGCTGGCGTCGGTTTGGGGGCCGTTCTCGCGGATTTAGGTCTCGACTCCTACGCCATCCTCGAGCGAGACGAAGTCGGGGCGTCGTTCCAACAGTGGCCAGAAGAGATGCGTCTCATCACGCCATCGTTTCCCAGCACCAGCTTCGGCTGCCGGGACCTGAACGCCGTCACTACTGACACCTCACCCGCATTTGCGCTCGACCGTGAACACCCGACAGGTGGAGAGTACGCCGAATATCTCCAAGGAGTCGTCGAGTTTCACGACTTACCCGTCCGGACCGGTGCAGAAGTGGAGTCGGTACAGCGACACGACGACGGGTTCGTACTTCACACGTCTACTGGCATCATCCAGAGCAGGTTCGTCATCTGGGCGGCCGGACAGTTCGGGCAACCGAAGGACGATCCGTTCCCCGGTGCGAGTCACTGCGTCCACAACTCCCGAGTCGAGTCCTGGAGTGCGTTCGCCAGCGAGTGTGTCGAGGACCCCATCGTCATCATCGGCGGGTACGAGAGCGGTATCGACGCGGCACTCGCACTCGCTGACCTGGGTCACGAAGTGCTCGTCGTCGACGAGGAAGGGCCGTGGCAGTTCCGGGGACCAGATCCGAGTGAAGTACTCTCTCCATATACGAGCCAGCGGCTGCGGGAGGCCCTCAAATACGACGCACCGATCGCCCTCGAAGACGGAATCCGAGTTGAGCGCGTCGACGTTGAGGAGGAGACGTTCGACGTAATCGGTACTTACGGAGCGTGGTTTACCACCCAGAATCGGCCAGTTCTTGCGACTGGATTCGAGAGTGGACTCGGTCTCGTCGACGAATACTTCGATTTCGAGAATGGCCAGCCCCAGCTGACCGAACAGGACGAGTCGACCACCAGCCCTGGCCTGTTTCTCGCCGGTCCACAGGTCGCGCACAACGGTCAACAGTTCTGCTTCATCTACAAGTTCAGGCAGCGCTTCGCCGTCGTCGCCGACGAAATCGCCACAAGACTCGATATCGACCGAACTCCCCTCGACGAGTACCGCGAGAAGAGCATGTTCCTCGAGGACTTGTCCTGCTGCGAACCCGATATGTGCGACTGCTAATCATGGCACGAGAGACTCCGCAGAAAGACGGTGGAACCGAGCAGCCGAACGAGGCGAGAGACGACGACCGACACGTCTGCCGGATGACGGGCCGCGAACAGGGTCTCGTCGGAAAGTACGACATCTGGCTCTGCCGGCAATCGTTCCGTGAACTGGCTCCGAAGATGGGGTTCAAAAAATATGACTGACGCACGGAGCCTCACGAGCAACGTCCCATCGACGGAGAACGACGGGAAGGCAACTGTCGTGGTCGTCGGTAAAGAGAGCGTTGGGAAATCGGAACTCGTCGCCGGTCTCTCTGGGACGAATCCGACGACGGGAAACTTCCGGGGAACCACCGTCGATGTCGAACGATACGAGTCGGACGAGTTCGTCTTCGTCGACACACCCGGCATCCTGCTCGGGACGGACACCGAGACCACCCGAGCGGCGATCAGAGCCGTCGAAGAGACTGATACGGTACTACTCGTCGTTCGCGCGACGAACATCGACGATGACCTCGAAGACCTGCTGCCGCTGGTGCAGGGAAAAGTCGGTGCGATCGCAGTGACGTTCTGGGACAAAGTGGCGAACCCGACCGAAGCACGTACTGAACTGGACGCGCTCGCCGACGACCTCGGAGTCCCGCTCGCTCCGGTGGACGTGCGAAACGTCTCCCGCGTCGCAACTGACGGCGGCAGTACTGCAGTCGACGGAACCGATCACAGGCACCTCGTCAGCGCGCTTCACGACGTCGACGAGTTCCCGGGGCTGCTCACGCCTTCAATTCAGAGAATCTCATTCGTCGAGACTTCCAGATGACACCGACCACCCCGAACTTCAACCACCTTCATAACCGGTTCATGACCGAGAGACACGTTCTAGTCGGAGAGGCTCCCGACCGTCCCGATTACCTTCCTCAGCATCACTGGGAGTATTTCGCCCTCGCAGACGCTGCCCGTGCTGCTGGCTGGGAGCTCGAGGACACGGAGACTACGCTACGGAACCAGTTGACCTCCTGGTTGGCACGTGTACTTAGGGGTCAAGGGTAAGAGATACCAGTAAGAGAGGACTTCTAGAAGATAAATACTCGAATAGATGAGGGCTTTCGTACAGAACTACCCCTGAAACCCAGTAAGTGACCAAGATTCATCTGAACTTCCGGAGGAATCGAATTCGGGGGCGCTAATCATCGTCTGCTCCGACAAGAAGTGTTCCATCGACAGCGTCGGCCGTCGCAAGCGCATATGCATCGCCGAGTGCCATCGTATACGCTTCCTTGAGCGCGGCTGCACCGTTCCAACACTCTCGAGCATCAAAGACTGTGACACCCAACTCTTCGAGCCGCTCGAGACTTGCCCGGACATCAGCAGGTCTATCTGGCCAATACTAGGACTGAGACGTGCGTTTTCGGACACGAACCACTCAGAAAACGCTACGTCTCATTCCTTCAACCTTATCTGAACACTGCCTGCTCACACACGCTGCAATTATTAAGAATAAGTAAAGAAATAATAATTTTGATTATCTTCGGGGTCGGTGTTGCCAACAATCGTGTCGACAACGTCAACGGAGGTCGGAACGGTCGGGAATGAGCGCGAGACGCATCACATCGCGTTCGTCGGCGATCCAGGCGTCGGCAAGACGACGATCGCCGCGCTCGTCACGGCTCGACTCGCCGAGCGAACGCGCGTACAGGTTACCGGTGAGGCAACGCAACTGGTGACCGACCGCGACGTTACCACCGACGGCGCACTCGGTGTCGAGTGGACAGTCGAGGACTGTCCATCGGGTACGAAGGCGATCGGATCCCGTGCCGAACGCCTGGATACGGTGTTCGTCGTTGCAACGCCCCAGACGCTCGAGCGCGTCGTGAGGTACGAGCGGGTCGCCAGCCGACACGACGTCGACTGGTTCCTCCTGGTCAATCGGTTCCGCGAGTCGGCGAGGGATCGACTTCGAACGGTCGACGGACCGGAACTCGCCGAGTACTTCTACGACGACGAGGAGATATCGTCGGCGATCGCCGACGGACGCGTGCCTGTGCTTTCGGACTGGACCGTCGAGGCGATACTCATCGAAGCCATCCAACCCGACCGACAGGGAGCCGAGCGAGCACTCGAGGCACTCGAACGTGGCGAGCAGTCGATCGTCGACGTCGAAGTCGAGAAGCGAGGCGATGCTGCTCCGCTCATCGACTCGTTCGAAACGGCCGGATACAGCGCGGCCTATTTCGAGTGTAACTGCCGATGCCATGACGGACACGTGCTGGCACGCCGACGACTAGACTGAATGAGAGATAACGAACGTCTTTCCCCGAGCGGAGTGCGGTCCTCTCATCAGTGGATCGGCGGACGACGATGACGGAGGCGGATACCGACGCGGTCGTCACAATCGTCGGCGGGGGCGTCCACGGCGTCCATCTGGCGGTTCGTCTACTGGACGCTGAGCTATTAGAGCTGAGTGAGTTACGTATCATCGATCCGGCTGGTCTGCTTGAGGCGTTTCGCCGACAGTGTCGCCAGTGCGGGATGGTCGAGTTTCGATCACCGTTCGTCCATCACGTCGATACCGATCCGTTCTCGCTTCGGGACTTCGCTCGAGCACACGGTCGCGAGGACGAACTCGTGCCGAGCACGGTCGGCGCGGATCGACCGACAGTGTCGCTGTTCTTCGATCACGCCGAGTGGCTCTGCGATCGGTACGACCTCGAGTCGATCTGGTTGGAGGCTCGGGTCACGGATATCGCCGATCGTCGAGGCGTCGTCGAGATCGAGACGAACCACGGTCGTATCGACTCACGGTGGTGTCTCCTCGCTGTCGGGCACGGTGGCTCGTTCACGTACCCGGAGTGGGCAGCGGACCTGGCCTCGACGGAACCGGTGACCCACGTCTGGGATCCGGGATTCGACCCC
Protein-coding sequences here:
- a CDS encoding 30S ribosomal protein S14 yields the protein MARETPQKDGGTEQPNEARDDDRHVCRMTGREQGLVGKYDIWLCRQSFRELAPKMGFKKYD
- a CDS encoding NAD(P)/FAD-dependent oxidoreductase → MTPEEARKHESLDVTIVGAGAAGVGLGAVLADLGLDSYAILERDEVGASFQQWPEEMRLITPSFPSTSFGCRDLNAVTTDTSPAFALDREHPTGGEYAEYLQGVVEFHDLPVRTGAEVESVQRHDDGFVLHTSTGIIQSRFVIWAAGQFGQPKDDPFPGASHCVHNSRVESWSAFASECVEDPIVIIGGYESGIDAALALADLGHEVLVVDEEGPWQFRGPDPSEVLSPYTSQRLREALKYDAPIALEDGIRVERVDVEEETFDVIGTYGAWFTTQNRPVLATGFESGLGLVDEYFDFENGQPQLTEQDESTTSPGLFLAGPQVAHNGQQFCFIYKFRQRFAVVADEIATRLDIDRTPLDEYREKSMFLEDLSCCEPDMCDC
- a CDS encoding DUF7124 domain-containing protein, which gives rise to MTPTTPNFNHLHNRFMTERHVLVGEAPDRPDYLPQHHWEYFALADAARAAGWELEDTETTLRNQLTSWLARVLRGQG
- a CDS encoding ATP-binding protein produces the protein MSTTSTEVGTVGNERETHHIAFVGDPGVGKTTIAALVTARLAERTRVQVTGEATQLVTDRDVTTDGALGVEWTVEDCPSGTKAIGSRAERLDTVFVVATPQTLERVVRYERVASRHDVDWFLLVNRFRESARDRLRTVDGPELAEYFYDDEEISSAIADGRVPVLSDWTVEAILIEAIQPDRQGAERALEALERGEQSIVDVEVEKRGDAAPLIDSFETAGYSAAYFECNCRCHDGHVLARRRLD